From the genome of Eucalyptus grandis isolate ANBG69807.140 chromosome 2, ASM1654582v1, whole genome shotgun sequence, one region includes:
- the LOC104434364 gene encoding transcription factor TCP5, translated as MNPIPRGGGGGGGGGGGGGFQSAKQEEEKNETSRSLSRLAPPSTSRHWSGFRNPRIVRVSRSFGGKDRHSKVCTIRGLRDRRIRLSVPTAIQLYDLQDKLGLSQPSKVIDWLLDASKQDIDRLPPLQLPPNFGQFHQQILFPHESSSANSQPSLISPFLPTSSTTFLKHGIKITENSVDHRVNDSESSAMARSKFWNIDTYNTLRTKDKEVETDDHNGQPLSEKGKWIENDAVHGHLGSSVNSHHGQVSAQNFFPIVSYSLSGSTLPYSYNNQWEPSNLSLSQLGTHGFQLLPDQNPLNSVSVASSSALPSATPQLYFCPSAAMTPIFPSYPSYLTPTVETDARQLNHLHLLSSSSQQHILPTSLLPSLQLISSPMGLPFQTSTSAKFLHRQDDDESEEDVDGNGS; from the coding sequence ATGAACCCAATtccaagaggaggaggaggaggaggaggaggaggaggaggaggaggttttCAATCAGCGaagcaagaggaagaaaagaatgaGACCAGCAGGAGTCTGTCCCGCTTGGCACCACCATCAACTTCCAGGCACTGGTCAGGTTTCCGAAACCCGAGGATTGTGCGTGTCTCGCGCTCCTTTGGAGGTAAAGATAGGCACAGCAAGGTCTGCACCATTAGGGGTCTGAGGGATAGGAGGATTAGGCTCTCCGTGCCCACAGCAATTCAACTGTATGATCTTCAAGACAAGCTAGGGCTCAGCCAACCCAGCAAAGTCATCGATTGGTTGCTAGATGCCTCTAAACAAGACATCGACAGGTTGCCGCCACTCCAGTTGCCTCCGAATTTCGGCCAATTCCACCAGCAAATCCTATTCCCACATGAATCATCAAGTGCCAACTCTCAACCTTCCTTGATCTCTCCGTTTCTCCCCACAAGCTCAACAACATTCTTGAAGCATGGGATCAAGATCACTGAGAACAGTGTTGATCACAGGGTTAATGATAGCGAATCTTCGGCAATGGCAAGGTCAAAGTTTTGGAACATTGATACTTATAACACACTGAGAACAAAGGACAAGGAAGTTGAAACAGATGATCACAATGGTCAGCCTCTTTCTGAGAAGGGCAAGTGGATTGAGAATGATGCAGTGCATGGCCATTTGGGATCATCAGTCAACTCTCACCATGGACAAGTATCTGCTCAGAACTTCTTCCCAATCGTTAGTTATTCCTTGAGTGGCAGCACCTTGCCGTACTCCTATAATAATCAATGGGAGCCTTCGAATTTGTCATTGTCTCAACTTGGGACTCACGGCTTTCAATTGCTACCGGATCAAAATCCCCTAAATTCCGTGTCAGTTGCTTCCTCTTCGGCTCTTCCATCCGCCACTCCCCAGTTATACTTCTGCCCATCTGCGGCAATGACGCCAATTTTTCCTTCCTACCCTTCGTATCTTACCCCTACTGTTGAGACAGATGCGAGACAACTGAACCATCTCCATCTATTGAGCTCGAGTTCGCAGCAACACATCTTGCCTACTTCCCTCCTGCCATCGCTTCAATTGATCAGCTCGCCGATGGGATTGCCATTCCAAACGAGCACTAGTGCCAAATTTCTTCATCggcaagatgatgatgagagcgAAGAAGATGTGGATGGAAACGGTTCTTGA
- the LOC104420694 gene encoding protein LONGIFOLIA 1 isoform X1: MAAKLLQTLADDNPDLQKQIGCMTGIFQIFDRHQMVAGRRYSHKRLLPGNSQSNDLGMDRESANMYLRQAPDEVNFYKTGTEKQRFSTESSRASFSSTCSSSMSSLECGRAVQPETSSFDRITFPEAPSRDAMVSQSSSSPNLRRKSLDLRDVVKDSMYREARSLPVNSMAREEVTGRKARYRDSLKPLQPPKPAEGSSVDGFKVKQNVPADLNESLKVLTKLRQAPWYFNDVREPSRPTYEARDGAVHLISKDAARLSYDGRELNRLSFESRETIKSTQKLKERPRLSLDSRESSVLSSNSNSKANLVRSVSKGSRNSHERAQNPPQSCESQKRPPSVVAKLMGLEALPDSASAADALVGSIKSSSSELADSLSRTLKENGLGRPIRNFESSRNSSKEPESPRWRNHDAVMKPISRSPNEPAPWRQMDGNRTSQKLPFKPTKAPQKPIDPYPSVYGEIEKRLKDLEFKQSGKDLRALKQILEAIQAKGLLETRKEEQASHFGTQKDPMGKSRNLNQNSRLQRQQNPPSNCGTAPDIEGSESSRSFESPIVIMKPAKLVEKHGFNASSMIPLDTLSSLHKIQSNADSRNYPTSSRPAKDPSRKTGRLESTSSSADKKASGRNTKSTRTSSRPQQVSKENPASSAKSSGSVSPRLQQKKLDLERRSRPPTPPPDPNKPRKLSNRQSTEFSSPGGRHRHRSSNLHSTDDQLSEISNDSRTPSYQGDDVSVHSDSSFIFESTIDTEVLNSELLTLEKSSQSPCMETSSYSDTEPKQKKSILIVDEDETLAELNTAAAEYHSPVSVLDSLVRTEDAPIPIKQMVNSFEDNVAYESDYNRVHDQWNTTESLQPNGSGTIATSEVNRRKLQNVEQLVQKLRRLNSSHDEERIDYIASLCENTNPDHRYVSEILLASGLLLRDLGSSMTAFQLHPSGHPINPELFSVLEQTKSRAITREDPTCGKAATLKLNQEKIHRKFIFDAVNEILVGKLSFLGVSHDPWLKSEKLARKTFTAQKLLKELCMEVEQLEAKKPSHDFQEEDDGLKSILWEDVLHRSESWTEFNSETSGMVLDIERSIFKDLINEVVIGETGGSRARPSRRRELFGC, translated from the exons ATGGCTGCGAAGCTTCTGCAAACATTGGCGGACGACAACCCAGATTTGCAGAAACAAATCGGATGCATGACCGGGATTTTCCAGATTTTCGATCGTCACCAAATGGTTGCTGGTAGGCGCTATAGCCACAAAAGGCTTCTTCCTG GAAATTCTCAATCCAATGATCTCGGCATGGATAGAGAATCTGCGAATATGTACCTTCGGCAAGCACCTGAT GaagtaaatttttataaaactGGGACTGAGAAACAGAGATTTTCCACTGAATCATCCAGAGCTTCTTTTTCGTCCACTTGTTCATCTTCCATGTCCTCCCTGGAATGTGGCAGAGCAGTTCAACCCGAAACCTCTTCCTTTGATCGAATCACGTTTCCTGAAGCTCCCTCAAGGGATGCTATGGTGAGCCAATCAAGCTCCTCTCCTAATTTACGCCGCAAGTCGTTGGATCTACGGGATGTAGTCAAAGATTCAATGTATAGGGAAGCTCGAAGTCTACCAGTTAATTCTATGGCTAGAGAGGAAGTAACCGGACGCAAAGCGAGATATAGAGACTCACTGAAGCCATTACAACCACCGAAACCTGCTGAAGGTTCTTCAGTAGATGGTTTCAAGGTGAAGCAGAATGTGCCTGCAGATCTTAATGAATCTCTGAAGGTTCTTACAAAACTCCGACAAGCACCTTGGTACTTCAACGATGTTCGGGAGCCTTCGAGACCGACGTATGAAGCAAGAGATGGGGCTGTGCATCTGATATCAAAGGATGCAGCTCGATTGTCTTACGATGGAAGAGAGCTAAATCGTTTGTCCTTTGAATCACGGGAGACAATTAAATCCACCCAGAAGCTGAAAGAGCGACCCAGACTTTCACTTGACAGTAGGGAGAGTTCAGTCCTGAGCTCCAACTCTAATTCAAAAGCCAATCTTGTACGAAGTGTGTCGAAGGGTAGCAGAAACTCACACGAGAGAGCCCAAAATCCACCACAATCATGTGAGTCTCAGAAGCGCCCACCTAGTGTTGTAGCAAAGTTGATGGGCTTGGAGGCATTGCCAGATTCTGCCTCGGCTGCTGATGCTCTGGTTGGCTCCATCAAATCCAGCTCATCTGAACTTGCGGATTCATTGTCAAGAACATTGAAAGAAAACGGACTAGGCAGACCTATCAGAAATTTCGAGTCGTCAAGAAATTCAAGTAAAGAGCCTGAGTCGCCACGGTGGAGAAATCATGATGCTGTCATGAAACCCATTTCAAGGTCTCCGAATGAACCAGCGCCTTGGAGGCAGATGGATGGCAATCGAACTTCTCAAAAACTTCCATTTAAACCTACCAAAGCTCCTCAAAAGCCCATTGACCCCTATCCTTCGGTTTATGGTGAAATCGAGAAAAGGTTGAAAGATCTTGAATTTAAACAGTCTGGGAAGGATCTCAGAGCTCTGAAGCAAATTCTGGAAGCAATCCAGGCTAAGGGACTTTTGGAGACCAGGAAAGAAGAGCAAGCTTCACATTTTGGAACCCAAAAGGACCCCATGGGAAAATCTAGAAATCTCAACCAGAACTCGAGATTGCAAAGGCAACAGAATCCACCGAGCAACTGTGGAACTGCTCCAGACATTGAGGGATCCGAAAGTTCAAGGTCTTTTGAATCCCCAATCGTGATTATGAAACCTGCAAAACTTGTTGAGAAACATGGGTTCAATGCTTCCTCAATGATCCCATTGGACACACTCTCCAGTCTGCATAAAATCCAGAGCAACGCAGATTCTAGAAACTATCCAACTTCTAGCCGGCCAGCTAAAGATCCGTCTCGAAAGACTGGTCGCTTAGAGTCCACTAGCAGCTCTGCTGATAAGAAAGCCAGTGGCAGGAATACAAAATCTACACGAACATCATCAAGGCCTCAGCAAGTTTCTAAAGAGAACCCCGCAAGTTCTGCAAAAAGCTCAGGTTCAGTGAGCCCCAGATTGCAGCAGAAGAAGCTGGACTTGGAGAGACGATCTCGTCCACCCACTCCTCCACCTGATCCAAATAAACCCAGAAAGCTGTCCAACCGGCAGAGTACTGAATTTAGTTCGCCAGGTGGAAGACACAGGCACAGATCTTCCAATCTGCATTCTACTGATGACCAACTGAGTGAAATTAGTAACGATTCAAGAACGCCAAGTTATCAAGGAGATGACGTGTCTGTTCATTCAGACAGTAGTTTCATCTTTGAGTCGACAATTGATACAGAAGTCTTAAACAGTGAACTGCTGACTCTGGAGAAGAGCAGCCAGAGTCCATGCATGGAGACCTCTAGCTACTCAGACACTGAGCCAAAGCAAAAG AAGTCAATTCTCATAGTGGATGAAGATGAAACATTGGCGGAACTTAATACAGCAGCTGCAGAATATCACAGTCCAGTATCAGTCCTTGACTCATTGGTACGCACAGAAGATGCCCCAATTCCTATAAAGCAGATGGTAAATTCTTTCGAAG ATAATGTTGCTTATGAGTCTGACTACAATCGTGTCCATGATCAGTGGAACACGACAGAGAGCCTCCAGCCAAATGGCTCGGGCACCATTGCTACCTCCGAGGTTAATCGCAGGAAGTTGCAGAACGTTGAGCAGTTGGTTCAGAAGCTTAGAAGACTCAACTCGAGCCATGACGAAGAAAGAATAGATTACATTGCCTCTCTTTGTGAGAACACGAACCCTGACCACCGATATGTTTCTGAGATATTGCTAGCTTCAGGCCTCTTGCTCAGAGACCTTGGATCGAGTATGACTGCATTTCAGCTGCACCCATCAGGCCACCCCATAAACCCCGAGTTGTTCTCGGTTTTAGAACAAACGAAATCAAGGGCTATAACAAGAGAAGACCCCACCTGTGGCAAGGCTGCAACTTTGAAGCTGAACCAGGAGAAAATTCACAGGAAATTCATCTTCGATGCCGTAAATGAGATTCTTGTTGGAAAGCTATCGTTTTTGGGCGTTTCTCACGACCCATGGTTGAAATCAGAGAAGCTAGCACGTAAGACCTTCACTGCACAGAAGCTTTTGAAAGAGTTGTGCATGGAGGTCGAGCAGCTCGAGGCCAAAAAACCATCGCACGATTTTCAGGAAGAGGACGATGGTCTAAAGAGCATCTTGTGGGAGGATGTGCTGCACCGGTCCGAGAGCTGGACGGAGTTCAACAGCGAGACATCTGGGATGGTATTAGACATCGAGCGCTCCATCTTCAAAGACCTGATCAATGAGGTCGTGATAGGCGAAACAGGGGGATCCAGAGCCAGGCCAAGTAGGCGCCGGGAATTGTTTGGCTGCTGA
- the LOC104420694 gene encoding protein LONGIFOLIA 1 isoform X2: MDRESANMYLRQAPDEVNFYKTGTEKQRFSTESSRASFSSTCSSSMSSLECGRAVQPETSSFDRITFPEAPSRDAMVSQSSSSPNLRRKSLDLRDVVKDSMYREARSLPVNSMAREEVTGRKARYRDSLKPLQPPKPAEGSSVDGFKVKQNVPADLNESLKVLTKLRQAPWYFNDVREPSRPTYEARDGAVHLISKDAARLSYDGRELNRLSFESRETIKSTQKLKERPRLSLDSRESSVLSSNSNSKANLVRSVSKGSRNSHERAQNPPQSCESQKRPPSVVAKLMGLEALPDSASAADALVGSIKSSSSELADSLSRTLKENGLGRPIRNFESSRNSSKEPESPRWRNHDAVMKPISRSPNEPAPWRQMDGNRTSQKLPFKPTKAPQKPIDPYPSVYGEIEKRLKDLEFKQSGKDLRALKQILEAIQAKGLLETRKEEQASHFGTQKDPMGKSRNLNQNSRLQRQQNPPSNCGTAPDIEGSESSRSFESPIVIMKPAKLVEKHGFNASSMIPLDTLSSLHKIQSNADSRNYPTSSRPAKDPSRKTGRLESTSSSADKKASGRNTKSTRTSSRPQQVSKENPASSAKSSGSVSPRLQQKKLDLERRSRPPTPPPDPNKPRKLSNRQSTEFSSPGGRHRHRSSNLHSTDDQLSEISNDSRTPSYQGDDVSVHSDSSFIFESTIDTEVLNSELLTLEKSSQSPCMETSSYSDTEPKQKKSILIVDEDETLAELNTAAAEYHSPVSVLDSLVRTEDAPIPIKQMVNSFEDNVAYESDYNRVHDQWNTTESLQPNGSGTIATSEVNRRKLQNVEQLVQKLRRLNSSHDEERIDYIASLCENTNPDHRYVSEILLASGLLLRDLGSSMTAFQLHPSGHPINPELFSVLEQTKSRAITREDPTCGKAATLKLNQEKIHRKFIFDAVNEILVGKLSFLGVSHDPWLKSEKLARKTFTAQKLLKELCMEVEQLEAKKPSHDFQEEDDGLKSILWEDVLHRSESWTEFNSETSGMVLDIERSIFKDLINEVVIGETGGSRARPSRRRELFGC; encoded by the exons ATGGATAGAGAATCTGCGAATATGTACCTTCGGCAAGCACCTGAT GaagtaaatttttataaaactGGGACTGAGAAACAGAGATTTTCCACTGAATCATCCAGAGCTTCTTTTTCGTCCACTTGTTCATCTTCCATGTCCTCCCTGGAATGTGGCAGAGCAGTTCAACCCGAAACCTCTTCCTTTGATCGAATCACGTTTCCTGAAGCTCCCTCAAGGGATGCTATGGTGAGCCAATCAAGCTCCTCTCCTAATTTACGCCGCAAGTCGTTGGATCTACGGGATGTAGTCAAAGATTCAATGTATAGGGAAGCTCGAAGTCTACCAGTTAATTCTATGGCTAGAGAGGAAGTAACCGGACGCAAAGCGAGATATAGAGACTCACTGAAGCCATTACAACCACCGAAACCTGCTGAAGGTTCTTCAGTAGATGGTTTCAAGGTGAAGCAGAATGTGCCTGCAGATCTTAATGAATCTCTGAAGGTTCTTACAAAACTCCGACAAGCACCTTGGTACTTCAACGATGTTCGGGAGCCTTCGAGACCGACGTATGAAGCAAGAGATGGGGCTGTGCATCTGATATCAAAGGATGCAGCTCGATTGTCTTACGATGGAAGAGAGCTAAATCGTTTGTCCTTTGAATCACGGGAGACAATTAAATCCACCCAGAAGCTGAAAGAGCGACCCAGACTTTCACTTGACAGTAGGGAGAGTTCAGTCCTGAGCTCCAACTCTAATTCAAAAGCCAATCTTGTACGAAGTGTGTCGAAGGGTAGCAGAAACTCACACGAGAGAGCCCAAAATCCACCACAATCATGTGAGTCTCAGAAGCGCCCACCTAGTGTTGTAGCAAAGTTGATGGGCTTGGAGGCATTGCCAGATTCTGCCTCGGCTGCTGATGCTCTGGTTGGCTCCATCAAATCCAGCTCATCTGAACTTGCGGATTCATTGTCAAGAACATTGAAAGAAAACGGACTAGGCAGACCTATCAGAAATTTCGAGTCGTCAAGAAATTCAAGTAAAGAGCCTGAGTCGCCACGGTGGAGAAATCATGATGCTGTCATGAAACCCATTTCAAGGTCTCCGAATGAACCAGCGCCTTGGAGGCAGATGGATGGCAATCGAACTTCTCAAAAACTTCCATTTAAACCTACCAAAGCTCCTCAAAAGCCCATTGACCCCTATCCTTCGGTTTATGGTGAAATCGAGAAAAGGTTGAAAGATCTTGAATTTAAACAGTCTGGGAAGGATCTCAGAGCTCTGAAGCAAATTCTGGAAGCAATCCAGGCTAAGGGACTTTTGGAGACCAGGAAAGAAGAGCAAGCTTCACATTTTGGAACCCAAAAGGACCCCATGGGAAAATCTAGAAATCTCAACCAGAACTCGAGATTGCAAAGGCAACAGAATCCACCGAGCAACTGTGGAACTGCTCCAGACATTGAGGGATCCGAAAGTTCAAGGTCTTTTGAATCCCCAATCGTGATTATGAAACCTGCAAAACTTGTTGAGAAACATGGGTTCAATGCTTCCTCAATGATCCCATTGGACACACTCTCCAGTCTGCATAAAATCCAGAGCAACGCAGATTCTAGAAACTATCCAACTTCTAGCCGGCCAGCTAAAGATCCGTCTCGAAAGACTGGTCGCTTAGAGTCCACTAGCAGCTCTGCTGATAAGAAAGCCAGTGGCAGGAATACAAAATCTACACGAACATCATCAAGGCCTCAGCAAGTTTCTAAAGAGAACCCCGCAAGTTCTGCAAAAAGCTCAGGTTCAGTGAGCCCCAGATTGCAGCAGAAGAAGCTGGACTTGGAGAGACGATCTCGTCCACCCACTCCTCCACCTGATCCAAATAAACCCAGAAAGCTGTCCAACCGGCAGAGTACTGAATTTAGTTCGCCAGGTGGAAGACACAGGCACAGATCTTCCAATCTGCATTCTACTGATGACCAACTGAGTGAAATTAGTAACGATTCAAGAACGCCAAGTTATCAAGGAGATGACGTGTCTGTTCATTCAGACAGTAGTTTCATCTTTGAGTCGACAATTGATACAGAAGTCTTAAACAGTGAACTGCTGACTCTGGAGAAGAGCAGCCAGAGTCCATGCATGGAGACCTCTAGCTACTCAGACACTGAGCCAAAGCAAAAG AAGTCAATTCTCATAGTGGATGAAGATGAAACATTGGCGGAACTTAATACAGCAGCTGCAGAATATCACAGTCCAGTATCAGTCCTTGACTCATTGGTACGCACAGAAGATGCCCCAATTCCTATAAAGCAGATGGTAAATTCTTTCGAAG ATAATGTTGCTTATGAGTCTGACTACAATCGTGTCCATGATCAGTGGAACACGACAGAGAGCCTCCAGCCAAATGGCTCGGGCACCATTGCTACCTCCGAGGTTAATCGCAGGAAGTTGCAGAACGTTGAGCAGTTGGTTCAGAAGCTTAGAAGACTCAACTCGAGCCATGACGAAGAAAGAATAGATTACATTGCCTCTCTTTGTGAGAACACGAACCCTGACCACCGATATGTTTCTGAGATATTGCTAGCTTCAGGCCTCTTGCTCAGAGACCTTGGATCGAGTATGACTGCATTTCAGCTGCACCCATCAGGCCACCCCATAAACCCCGAGTTGTTCTCGGTTTTAGAACAAACGAAATCAAGGGCTATAACAAGAGAAGACCCCACCTGTGGCAAGGCTGCAACTTTGAAGCTGAACCAGGAGAAAATTCACAGGAAATTCATCTTCGATGCCGTAAATGAGATTCTTGTTGGAAAGCTATCGTTTTTGGGCGTTTCTCACGACCCATGGTTGAAATCAGAGAAGCTAGCACGTAAGACCTTCACTGCACAGAAGCTTTTGAAAGAGTTGTGCATGGAGGTCGAGCAGCTCGAGGCCAAAAAACCATCGCACGATTTTCAGGAAGAGGACGATGGTCTAAAGAGCATCTTGTGGGAGGATGTGCTGCACCGGTCCGAGAGCTGGACGGAGTTCAACAGCGAGACATCTGGGATGGTATTAGACATCGAGCGCTCCATCTTCAAAGACCTGATCAATGAGGTCGTGATAGGCGAAACAGGGGGATCCAGAGCCAGGCCAAGTAGGCGCCGGGAATTGTTTGGCTGCTGA